A single region of the Streptosporangiales bacterium genome encodes:
- a CDS encoding alpha/beta fold hydrolase — protein sequence MTITTKSDVRKSTTVRTPIEVPGPLRAAFGVLDRVAPGVAGRWAARLWCTLPAGRGRRRDDRPALPGDRRMLTTRRGWRLAVEAWGPAAAAPVYLVHGWGGWRGQLGALVEPLVAAGHRVVAFDTPSHGESDPGDLGARRSTGAEFADALVPVVAAYGPPAAVVGHSLGAAGVALVARDGLVVPRLVLVAPAAYPLGGLSDLRAALGFGERTERAFTRRLERLARRPLDDFVVPDLADRWMPPRTLVIHDTDDREVSVREGRALVAAWPGARLVETSGLGHQRILRDPSVIAQAVSFVGR from the coding sequence ATGACGATCACGACCAAGTCGGATGTCAGGAAAAGCACGACCGTTCGTACACCGATCGAGGTACCCGGCCCGCTGCGGGCGGCGTTCGGCGTCCTCGACCGGGTGGCGCCGGGCGTCGCCGGGCGCTGGGCCGCGCGGCTGTGGTGCACCCTGCCGGCGGGTCGAGGACGGCGTAGGGACGACCGGCCGGCTCTCCCCGGCGACCGCCGGATGCTGACGACGCGGCGGGGCTGGCGGCTGGCCGTCGAGGCGTGGGGCCCGGCCGCGGCCGCTCCGGTGTACCTCGTGCACGGGTGGGGCGGCTGGCGCGGACAGCTCGGCGCCCTCGTCGAGCCGCTCGTCGCGGCCGGTCACCGGGTCGTCGCCTTCGACACCCCGAGCCACGGCGAGTCGGATCCCGGTGACCTGGGCGCTCGCCGCAGCACGGGCGCGGAGTTCGCGGACGCGCTCGTCCCGGTGGTGGCCGCATACGGACCGCCTGCCGCGGTCGTCGGCCACTCGCTCGGCGCCGCCGGCGTGGCCCTCGTCGCCCGTGACGGGCTCGTCGTGCCGCGGCTCGTGCTGGTCGCGCCGGCGGCGTACCCGCTGGGCGGGCTGTCCGACCTCCGCGCCGCGCTCGGGTTCGGCGAGCGCACCGAGCGCGCGTTCACGCGGCGCCTGGAGCGGCTCGCCCGCCGGCCGCTCGACGACTTCGTGGTGCCCGACCTCGCCGACCGGTGGATGCCGCCGCGGACCCTCGTCATCCACGACACCGACGACCGGGAGGTGTCCGTGCGCGAGGGCAGGGCGCTGGTCGCCGCCTGGCCGGGCGCCCGCCTGGTCGAGACGTCGGGCCTCGGCCACCAGCGCATCCTCCGCGACCCGTCCGTCATCGCGCAGGCGGTGTCGTTCGTCGGGCGTTAG
- a CDS encoding TetR family transcriptional regulator, producing MDKGAQTRQAIVGTAVEVAYQVGLGGLTIGSLAERRQMSKSGLFAHFRSKEALQLAVLGHARETFTDLVVRPALSVPRGERRVRELFERWVVLGRDRVPGGCLFVKAATEFDDQPGPLREQLAQDHRDLLDAIAQVSRTAVASGEFRADLDVDQFAHDLYGVMLVYYLTLRLLDDPAAETRTRTAFEALLTSSHA from the coding sequence GTGGACAAGGGCGCGCAGACCAGGCAGGCGATCGTCGGCACCGCCGTCGAGGTCGCGTACCAGGTCGGGCTCGGCGGCCTCACGATCGGCTCGCTCGCCGAGCGGCGCCAGATGTCGAAGAGCGGCCTGTTCGCCCACTTCCGCTCGAAGGAGGCCCTGCAGCTCGCGGTGCTCGGCCACGCGCGGGAGACGTTCACCGACCTGGTCGTCCGTCCCGCCCTGTCCGTCCCCCGAGGTGAGCGGCGGGTCCGCGAGCTGTTCGAGCGCTGGGTCGTCCTGGGCCGCGACCGGGTGCCCGGCGGATGCCTGTTCGTCAAGGCCGCCACGGAGTTCGACGACCAGCCGGGCCCATTGCGTGAGCAGCTGGCGCAGGACCACCGCGACCTGCTCGACGCGATCGCCCAGGTCAGTCGCACGGCGGTGGCGTCGGGGGAGTTCCGCGCCGACCTCGACGTCGACCAGTTCGCGCACGACCTGTACGGCGTGATGCTCGTGTACTACCTGACCCTGCGGCTGCTCGACGACCCGGCGGCCGAGACGCGTACCCGGACGGCGTTCGAGGCCCTTCTGACCTCGTCCCACGCCTGA
- the glgA gene encoding glycogen synthase — MTLRVDLMTREYPPEVYGGAGVHVEYLARELARLPAAPDVRVHCFGAERDAAGVTAYQPSAELADANAALRVMGVDLAMGAGAEGADVVHSHTWYASLGGHVAKLLHGVPHVVTTHSLEPLRPWKAEQLGGGYALSSWCERTALESADAVIAVSAGMRADVLRCYPRVEPDRVTVVHNGIDTEEYAPDTGIDVLGRLGIDPDRPSVVFVGRITRQKGLPFLLRAAQGLDGDVQLVVLAGAPDTAEIGAEVSGLVAKLRAGRDGVVWVDRMLPKSDVIQVLSHATVFCCPSVYEPMGIVNLEAMACETAVVATATGGIPEVVADGETGLLVPIDQADDGTGTPRDPDRFVADLHDALAAVLADPSRAVAMGEAGRRRAIETFGWSVIAERTRDVYASLVGA; from the coding sequence ATGACGCTCCGAGTGGACCTCATGACGAGGGAGTACCCACCCGAGGTCTACGGCGGCGCGGGGGTGCACGTCGAGTACCTCGCGCGCGAGCTCGCGCGGCTGCCCGCCGCTCCCGACGTCCGGGTGCACTGCTTCGGCGCGGAACGCGACGCCGCGGGCGTGACCGCGTACCAGCCGTCCGCCGAGCTCGCCGACGCGAACGCCGCGCTGCGGGTCATGGGCGTCGACCTCGCGATGGGCGCCGGCGCCGAGGGCGCGGACGTCGTCCACAGCCACACGTGGTACGCCTCGCTCGGCGGCCACGTCGCGAAGCTCCTGCACGGCGTGCCGCACGTCGTCACGACGCACAGCCTCGAGCCGCTGCGACCGTGGAAGGCCGAGCAGCTCGGCGGGGGATACGCGCTGTCGTCATGGTGCGAGCGCACCGCACTCGAGTCCGCGGACGCCGTGATCGCCGTGTCCGCGGGCATGCGTGCCGACGTGCTGCGCTGTTATCCGCGCGTCGAGCCCGACCGGGTCACCGTCGTGCACAACGGCATCGACACCGAGGAGTACGCACCGGACACCGGCATCGACGTGCTCGGTCGCCTGGGCATCGACCCCGACCGGCCGAGCGTGGTGTTCGTCGGCAGGATCACCAGGCAGAAGGGGCTGCCGTTCCTGCTGCGCGCCGCCCAGGGTCTCGACGGCGACGTCCAGCTCGTCGTGCTCGCGGGCGCACCCGACACCGCGGAGATCGGCGCCGAGGTCAGCGGCCTGGTCGCGAAGCTGCGCGCCGGCCGCGACGGCGTCGTGTGGGTCGACCGGATGCTGCCGAAGAGCGACGTGATCCAGGTACTCAGCCACGCCACGGTGTTCTGCTGCCCGTCGGTGTACGAGCCGATGGGCATCGTCAACCTCGAGGCGATGGCCTGCGAGACGGCCGTCGTCGCGACCGCGACGGGCGGCATCCCCGAGGTCGTCGCCGACGGCGAGACCGGGCTCCTCGTGCCGATCGACCAGGCCGACGACGGCACGGGCACCCCGCGCGACCCCGACCGCTTCGTCGCCGACCTGCACGACGCCCTCGCCGCCGTCCTCGCCGACCCGTCGCGAGCGGTCGCGATGGGGGAGGCCGGCCGCCGCCGTGCGATCGAGACGTTCGGCTGGTCCGTCATCGCCGAACGCACCCGCGACGTCTACGCCTCGCTCGTGGGGGCGTGA
- a CDS encoding ATP-binding cassette domain-containing protein yields MSSPSASVRAAGLLMSYGDRRVVDLRELVAGAGERLGVVGENGSGKSTLLRILAGQEEPDAGTVTVHGAVGHLPQQIDLAPGRTVRDLIEDALRDLRGVEERLRVLGDRLASDPGDGVLDAYAEALAEAENREVWSADTRVEAAFAGLGVGDLDRDRALGTLSGGQRSRLALGALLVRRPEVLLLDEPTNHLDDAALVYLEEVLTGWPGVVVAVSHDRAFLDAVCTSILDVDPARDGATRYGGRYTDYLVAKAAERARWEQAFAEWQDETNRLERLARGTSHRVAHNRGPTDNDKFIVKFKGARVDSAVRTRVRDAQQRLEVLRRERVPKPPKPLRFSPREDRGTSEGVAVSVRDVEVPGLLVVDAFDVAHDTRVLVTGPNGAGKSTLLALLAGELEPARGRVLTRKGTRVGRLAQDVRWSDPGRSAAAAFAAGRPGAPEEHVSALLDVGLLHPRELRTPVGRLSVGQQRRLALARLLADDPEVLLLDEPTDHLSLALVEELEDAVGRRRGPVVLVSHDRWLRRRWTGDAVEIVGGRLNA; encoded by the coding sequence ATGTCTTCCCCTTCCGCGTCCGTGCGTGCCGCCGGACTCCTCATGTCGTACGGCGACCGCCGCGTCGTGGACCTGCGCGAGCTCGTCGCCGGTGCCGGTGAGCGGCTCGGCGTGGTCGGCGAGAACGGCTCGGGCAAGTCGACCCTGCTGCGGATACTCGCCGGGCAGGAGGAGCCGGACGCCGGCACCGTCACCGTCCACGGCGCCGTCGGACACCTGCCGCAGCAGATCGACCTGGCGCCTGGCCGCACCGTTCGCGACCTGATCGAGGACGCGCTGCGCGACCTGCGCGGGGTCGAGGAACGGCTGCGCGTGCTGGGTGACCGGCTGGCGTCCGACCCGGGCGACGGCGTGCTCGACGCGTACGCCGAGGCGCTCGCCGAGGCGGAGAACCGCGAGGTGTGGTCGGCCGACACGCGCGTCGAGGCTGCGTTCGCCGGGCTCGGCGTCGGCGACCTCGACCGTGACCGCGCACTCGGCACACTGTCGGGCGGCCAGCGGTCGCGGCTCGCGCTCGGCGCGCTGCTGGTCCGGCGTCCCGAGGTACTGCTGCTCGACGAGCCGACCAACCACCTGGACGACGCCGCGCTCGTGTACCTGGAGGAGGTGCTGACGGGCTGGCCGGGGGTGGTCGTCGCCGTGAGCCACGACCGGGCGTTCCTCGACGCCGTGTGCACGTCGATCCTCGACGTCGACCCCGCACGCGACGGCGCGACGCGGTACGGCGGGCGCTATACCGACTACCTCGTGGCCAAGGCCGCGGAGCGTGCCAGGTGGGAGCAGGCGTTCGCGGAGTGGCAGGACGAGACGAACCGGCTGGAGCGCCTCGCCAGGGGCACGTCGCACCGTGTCGCACACAACCGCGGCCCGACGGACAACGACAAGTTCATCGTGAAGTTCAAGGGCGCGCGCGTCGACTCGGCCGTCCGGACGAGGGTGCGGGACGCCCAGCAGCGCCTCGAGGTACTGCGCAGGGAGCGGGTACCGAAGCCGCCGAAGCCGCTGCGCTTCTCGCCACGCGAGGACCGGGGGACGAGCGAGGGAGTCGCCGTCTCCGTCCGCGACGTGGAGGTGCCGGGCCTGCTGGTGGTCGACGCGTTCGACGTCGCCCACGACACCAGGGTGCTTGTCACCGGGCCGAACGGCGCGGGCAAGTCGACGTTGCTCGCGCTGCTCGCCGGCGAGCTGGAGCCGGCGCGGGGTCGGGTGCTGACCCGCAAGGGGACACGGGTCGGTCGGCTGGCGCAGGACGTGCGGTGGAGCGACCCGGGCCGCAGCGCCGCCGCGGCGTTCGCGGCGGGACGTCCGGGCGCGCCCGAGGAACACGTCTCCGCCCTGCTCGACGTCGGGTTGCTGCATCCCCGGGAGCTGCGGACGCCGGTGGGCCGGCTGTCGGTCGGCCAGCAGCGCCGGCTCGCGCTGGCGCGGCTGCTCGCTGACGACCCCGAGGTGCTGCTGCTCGACGAGCCGACCGACCACCTGTCGCTCGCCCTCGTCGAGGAGCTGGAGGACGCCGTCGGCCGGCGACGTGGTCCCGTCGTGCTCGTCAGCCACGACCGGTGGCTGCGCCGGCGCTGGACGGGCGACGCCGTCGAGATCGTCGGCGGACGCCTCAACGCATGA
- a CDS encoding sigma-70 family RNA polymerase sigma factor produces the protein MTFTIKGRADVDRTASDRELEQIVREHAGRLATALMRITGDFAMAEDLVQDAVLAALQRWPMEGVPDRPDAWLFTVARNRGLDALRRQSNYRAKLAQLRWPVQPTSDDRLRLIFTCCHPALSRPAQIVLTLRVTCGLTTAQIARALLVPETTVAQRITRAKRKITEAGIPYRVPDPNELGARLREVLSVIYLLLNEGYLSTGERGQSRDLVDDAEWLAAQLYDLMPTEPEVAGLLALIRLHRARADARFDPGGNLVLLEHQDRSNWDHEAIAAASRLLARAAKRHQPGPYQLQAAIVACHAEAADWADTDWEQIGLLYDMLVHLAPSPLTRLHRSIARRYTAGPEAALAEVDALATALDRYHLYHAIRADLLRTLGRADEARAANRRALELTANPAEQALLRRRIDWGDDAG, from the coding sequence ATGACCTTCACCATCAAGGGACGGGCCGACGTCGACCGGACCGCTTCAGATCGCGAGCTCGAACAGATCGTCCGAGAGCACGCGGGCCGCCTGGCGACGGCGCTGATGCGGATCACCGGTGACTTCGCCATGGCCGAGGACCTGGTCCAGGACGCGGTACTGGCTGCCCTGCAACGGTGGCCGATGGAAGGCGTTCCTGACCGACCGGACGCATGGCTGTTCACCGTCGCCCGCAACCGTGGCCTCGACGCCCTGCGCCGCCAGAGCAACTACCGCGCCAAACTGGCTCAACTCCGGTGGCCCGTCCAGCCCACCAGCGACGACCGGCTCCGGCTGATCTTCACATGCTGCCACCCGGCGCTCTCCCGGCCGGCCCAGATCGTCTTGACCCTGCGCGTCACCTGCGGGCTGACCACGGCGCAGATCGCCCGCGCCCTTCTCGTGCCCGAGACAACCGTCGCCCAGCGCATCACGCGCGCCAAACGAAAGATCACCGAGGCGGGTATCCCGTATCGCGTCCCCGATCCGAACGAGCTCGGCGCCCGCTTGCGCGAAGTGCTTTCGGTCATCTATCTGCTCCTGAACGAGGGCTATCTCTCGACCGGTGAGCGCGGCCAATCACGAGATCTGGTCGATGACGCCGAATGGCTGGCCGCCCAGCTCTACGACCTGATGCCGACCGAGCCCGAGGTTGCCGGCCTCCTGGCACTGATTCGATTGCACCGAGCGCGCGCCGACGCCAGATTCGACCCCGGCGGAAACCTCGTGCTGCTCGAGCATCAGGATCGCTCGAACTGGGACCACGAGGCCATCGCCGCCGCATCTCGACTGCTCGCGCGAGCAGCGAAGCGCCACCAACCCGGGCCCTACCAGCTCCAGGCGGCGATCGTCGCCTGCCACGCCGAGGCTGCCGACTGGGCCGATACCGACTGGGAACAGATCGGGCTGCTCTACGACATGCTCGTGCACCTTGCGCCCTCGCCCCTCACCCGGCTGCACCGGTCCATCGCACGGCGCTACACCGCCGGGCCGGAAGCCGCCCTTGCCGAGGTCGACGCCCTCGCCACGGCCCTCGACCGCTACCACCTCTACCACGCGATCCGGGCCGACCTGCTCCGGACCTTGGGCCGCGCGGATGAGGCCCGGGCAGCTAACCGACGCGCCCTCGAACTCACGGCCAACCCCGCTGAGCAGGCCCTGCTCCGGCGAAGGATCGATTGGGGCGACGATGCCGGCTGA
- the glgC gene encoding glucose-1-phosphate adenylyltransferase has protein sequence MAKVLSMVLAGGAGNRLLPLTADRAKPAVPFGGMYRLVDFVLSNLANAGFLHIVVLTQYKNHSLDRHITLTWRMSSLLGNYVSPVPAQQRVGPRWFLGSADAIYQNFNLISDERPDYVIVFGADHVYRMDPRQMLDEHIASGAGVTVAAIRQPLAEADQFGVIEADAGSGRITSFREKPTDAVGLPDAPDQIYASMGNYVFTTEALVQAVTADTQDRDSRHDLGGDIIPAFVESGDAHVYDFARNVVPGATDRESGYWRDVGTLDSFYEANMDLVSVNPLFNLYNHDWPILTGNPPYPPAKFVFSATDRTGMAVDSIVSHGAIVSGGHVERSVVSPLVRVNSWAEVSESVLMEGVQIGRHAVIRRAILDKNVVVPEGVRIGVDRAEDEARGFTVSAGGVVVLGKGQHVPAP, from the coding sequence ATGGCCAAGGTCTTGTCGATGGTCCTCGCCGGCGGCGCAGGCAACCGCCTCCTCCCGCTCACGGCCGACCGGGCCAAGCCCGCAGTCCCGTTCGGCGGCATGTACCGCCTCGTCGACTTCGTCCTGTCGAACCTCGCGAACGCCGGGTTCTTGCACATCGTCGTGCTCACCCAGTACAAGAACCACAGCCTCGACCGCCACATCACGTTGACGTGGCGCATGTCGTCGTTGCTCGGCAACTACGTCTCGCCCGTGCCCGCGCAACAGCGCGTCGGACCGCGGTGGTTCCTCGGCTCCGCCGACGCGATCTACCAGAACTTCAACCTGATCAGCGACGAGCGTCCCGACTACGTCATCGTCTTCGGCGCCGACCACGTCTACCGGATGGATCCGCGCCAGATGCTCGACGAGCACATCGCGAGCGGCGCCGGGGTCACGGTGGCGGCGATCCGCCAGCCGCTCGCCGAGGCCGACCAGTTCGGCGTCATCGAGGCCGACGCCGGGTCCGGCCGCATCACGTCGTTCCGGGAGAAGCCCACCGACGCCGTCGGCCTGCCGGACGCCCCCGACCAGATCTACGCGTCGATGGGCAACTACGTCTTCACCACCGAGGCCCTGGTGCAGGCCGTCACCGCGGACACCCAGGACAGGGACAGCAGGCACGACCTCGGCGGCGACATCATCCCGGCGTTCGTCGAGTCGGGCGACGCGCACGTGTACGACTTCGCACGCAACGTCGTGCCCGGTGCGACCGACCGCGAGTCCGGCTACTGGCGCGACGTCGGGACGCTCGACTCGTTCTACGAGGCCAACATGGACCTCGTCTCGGTCAACCCGCTCTTCAACCTCTACAACCACGACTGGCCGATCCTCACGGGGAACCCGCCCTACCCGCCCGCGAAGTTCGTCTTCAGCGCCACCGACCGCACCGGCATGGCGGTCGACTCGATCGTGTCGCACGGCGCGATCGTCTCCGGTGGCCATGTCGAACGGTCCGTCGTGTCCCCCCTCGTCCGGGTGAACTCGTGGGCCGAGGTGAGCGAGTCGGTGCTCATGGAGGGCGTCCAGATCGGTCGGCATGCCGTGATCCGCAGGGCGATCCTCGACAAGAACGTCGTGGTGCCCGAGGGCGTGCGAATCGGCGTCGACCGCGCGGAGGACGAGGCCCGCGGCTTCACCGTGTCGGCCGGCGGCGTCGTCGTGCTGGGCAAGGGCCAGCACGTGCCCGCCCCCTGA
- a CDS encoding alkylhydroperoxidase AhpD family core domain-containing protein gives MRPRVLDHGYGVGQKLLFRLIRLMSGHPVPDAAKITFYRPDFYGTHAKKFTQEAMRGRSTWSVGDRELMAAYVSTVNDCPFCVGAHTATATQAYQDRERVAAVLADLDFAPIDEGLRATLGMLGKLTREGTLSADDIRAVLSAGVSHQQIEDALAVSFAFNTTDRLANAFAFDVLSQEGFEAGAKYLLKRGYR, from the coding sequence GTGCGGCCCCGTGTCCTCGACCACGGCTATGGCGTGGGACAGAAGCTGCTCTTCAGGCTGATTCGATTGATGTCCGGTCACCCGGTCCCGGATGCGGCCAAGATCACTTTCTACCGACCGGACTTCTACGGCACCCACGCGAAGAAGTTCACCCAGGAGGCAATGCGCGGCCGCTCGACATGGTCGGTTGGAGACCGAGAGCTGATGGCGGCCTACGTATCCACAGTGAATGACTGCCCGTTCTGCGTCGGCGCGCACACCGCGACCGCAACACAGGCCTACCAGGATCGGGAAAGGGTGGCCGCCGTACTCGCCGATCTCGACTTCGCCCCCATAGACGAAGGGCTCCGGGCAACGCTAGGGATGCTCGGCAAGCTGACCCGCGAAGGCACGCTGAGTGCCGACGACATCCGAGCCGTGCTCTCCGCCGGAGTCTCGCACCAGCAGATCGAGGACGCGCTCGCCGTCAGCTTCGCCTTCAACACGACCGACCGCCTCGCCAACGCGTTTGCCTTCGACGTGCTCAGTCAGGAAGGCTTCGAGGCGGGCGCGAAATATCTCCTCAAGCGAGGCTACCGATAG
- a CDS encoding MFS transporter, whose amino-acid sequence MTGSDGGSTTAMRRGARTAAIATAVVFGSNGALYGSWVTRIPAIRDQVDARPAALGLALLCIGGGSLLSMPATGMLVRRFGSRTVVTATAIFAAVMFTAAGLAPSVVALGLAFALAGLSWGVWDVAMNIQGHYAERLLGRQLMPRFHACWSGGSIVGAAAGALVASLHLPVGAHLAVAGTLVFVVTLVAVSRYLPDRGDGPEGAVTPSEEGTHLPAWKVLDVRLLLIGLLTLCGTVGEGAASDWLALLFTDERDASPGVAAAAFTTFTIAMTAGRFIGTTTIERLGRTNALRASGAVAALGVVCTLTLPGLPAGLAGAALWGLGISIVFPATMSAAGDGSRRPADAIAAVSTVGYGDFLIGPPLIGFLADAHGLDNALWVVVGLAAGIVALAFAARQTRRPGSG is encoded by the coding sequence GTGACGGGATCCGACGGGGGAAGCACCACGGCCATGCGCCGCGGCGCGCGTACCGCGGCGATCGCTACGGCGGTCGTGTTCGGCAGCAACGGCGCGCTGTACGGCAGCTGGGTCACCCGCATCCCCGCGATCCGCGACCAGGTCGACGCGCGACCGGCCGCGCTCGGACTCGCCCTGCTGTGCATCGGTGGCGGCTCGCTGCTCTCGATGCCGGCCACCGGCATGCTGGTGCGCAGGTTCGGCAGCCGTACGGTCGTCACCGCCACCGCGATCTTCGCCGCGGTCATGTTCACCGCGGCGGGCCTCGCGCCCAGCGTCGTCGCCCTCGGCCTCGCGTTCGCCCTCGCCGGCCTGAGCTGGGGTGTCTGGGACGTCGCGATGAACATCCAGGGTCACTACGCCGAGCGCCTGCTCGGGCGCCAGCTGATGCCGAGGTTCCACGCCTGCTGGAGCGGTGGCAGCATCGTCGGCGCCGCGGCAGGGGCTCTCGTCGCGAGCCTGCACCTGCCGGTCGGCGCACACCTCGCGGTGGCCGGCACCCTCGTGTTCGTGGTCACCCTCGTCGCGGTGTCGCGGTACCTGCCCGACCGCGGCGACGGCCCCGAGGGCGCGGTCACCCCGTCCGAGGAGGGCACGCACCTGCCCGCGTGGAAGGTGCTCGACGTGCGGCTACTGCTCATCGGGTTGCTCACCCTGTGCGGCACCGTCGGCGAGGGTGCCGCCTCTGACTGGCTCGCCCTGCTGTTCACCGACGAGCGCGACGCGAGCCCCGGCGTGGCCGCCGCGGCGTTCACCACGTTCACGATCGCGATGACCGCGGGCAGGTTCATCGGCACGACCACCATCGAGAGGCTCGGCCGCACCAACGCCCTGCGCGCCAGCGGCGCGGTCGCGGCCCTCGGCGTCGTCTGCACCCTCACGCTCCCCGGCCTGCCCGCCGGCCTCGCGGGCGCCGCACTGTGGGGACTCGGCATCTCCATCGTCTTCCCGGCCACGATGAGCGCGGCCGGCGACGGCAGCCGGCGCCCTGCCGACGCGATCGCCGCGGTCTCGACGGTCGGCTACGGCGACTTCCTCATCGGCCCGCCGCTCATCGGCTTCCTCGCCGACGCCCACGGCCTCGACAACGCCCTGTGGGTCGTGGTCGGCCTCGCGGCCGGGATCGTCGCCTTGGCCTTCGCCGCCCGCCAGACCCGCCGCCCCGGCAGCGGCTAA